A window from bacterium encodes these proteins:
- a CDS encoding response regulator transcription factor, with protein sequence MPINVAIVEDIDDIRNGLAYLINGSEGFRCVVKCSSAEAALEELAALEADVVLMDIELPGMSGIECIRRLKSDYPQLQIMMLTIYEDDDKIFDSLMAGASGYILKKTQPARLLEAIQDLHNGGSPMSSQIARRVVQIFQQMRTPAKEMEHLSRREQEILSYLAKGFLYKEIATTLGISIETVRTHLHKIYEKLHVHNRTEAVLKYLQK encoded by the coding sequence ATGCCTATCAACGTCGCCATCGTCGAAGACATCGATGACATTCGCAACGGCCTGGCCTATCTCATCAACGGCTCAGAGGGCTTTCGTTGCGTGGTCAAATGCAGCAGCGCCGAAGCTGCTTTAGAGGAGTTGGCGGCGCTGGAGGCAGACGTCGTCTTAATGGACATCGAGCTGCCCGGCATGTCCGGCATCGAATGCATTCGCCGCCTGAAATCGGATTATCCCCAATTGCAGATCATGATGCTCACGATTTACGAAGACGACGACAAAATCTTTGATTCGCTGATGGCCGGCGCCAGCGGTTATATTCTGAAAAAGACGCAACCCGCCAGGCTGTTGGAGGCGATTCAAGATTTGCACAACGGCGGCTCGCCCATGTCCAGCCAGATTGCGCGCAGAGTCGTGCAAATTTTTCAACAGATGCGAACCCCGGCGAAAGAGATGGAACATCTTTCCCGGCGCGAGCAGGAAATTCTGAGCTATCTCGCCAAGGGATTTTTATATAAAGAAATCGCAACAACTCTCGGCATCAGCATAGAAACCGTGCGCACACACTTACACAAGATTTACGAGAAGCTGCACGTGCACAATCGCACCGAAGCGGTGTTGAAATACTTGCAGAAGTGA
- a CDS encoding DUF5615 family PIN-like protein: protein MNLLADEGVDRPIVEQLRRDGHDVIYVAEMEPGIPDDIVLQQANEHQALLITQDKDYGELVYRRGLAHRGVILIRLAGLPPQTKAAIVAKVLAARLNEMPGAFSVISPGIVRIRSKKK from the coding sequence ATGAACCTGTTGGCTGACGAGGGTGTTGACAGGCCGATTGTGGAGCAACTTCGACGAGATGGGCATGATGTTATTTATGTCGCAGAAATGGAGCCCGGCATCCCCGATGATATTGTGCTTCAGCAGGCAAATGAACATCAAGCCTTGCTTATCACGCAAGATAAAGATTACGGCGAGTTGGTGTATCGTCGAGGTTTGGCTCATCGGGGTGTTATTTTGATTCGTCTCGCTGGTCTGCCGCCACAAACGAAAGCTGCCATTGTTGCAAAGGTGCTTGCTGCGCGCCTAAACGAAATGCCCGGGGCTTTCAGTGTCATTTCACCGGGCATCGTTCGTATACGAAGCAAAAAGAAGTAG
- a CDS encoding DUF433 domain-containing protein encodes MKNQLIQSDPNVMMGKPVVAGTRITVELILEKLAAGETIEQLMEAHPRLTRPAILAALEFAACALRADVLYPIAEHAA; translated from the coding sequence ATGAAAAATCAACTGATACAGTCTGATCCCAATGTTATGATGGGTAAGCCGGTTGTTGCAGGGACACGTATAACTGTCGAGTTGATCCTGGAAAAACTGGCTGCCGGTGAAACGATCGAGCAACTGATGGAAGCACACCCCCGTTTAACGAGGCCGGCGATACTTGCCGCTCTAGAGTTTGCAGCGTGCGCTCTCCGTGCTGATGTTCTTTATCCCATTGCCGAGCACGCCGCATGA
- a CDS encoding SBBP repeat-containing protein produces MKNLATLLLLATLLTIAPAQTQETADTKNLRTRDHVFFTGVAEERNQTEMGLPTGRFGDRPEDEDRGPNWHQQTGRQKISGQKEMTATHASGQNPLLLGMNEGVSKGVAAGFDPIIGSSRADALNAINSALPTEPFTDIATNLIGVYDNYSSGDWGDYDDDGDLDILLAGTALQLGGFRSNVYRNEGTSFQISFDLTHVSQSSMAWGDYDNDGDLDILLSGQLSFGGLVGVTKIYRNDGVNFNEINTSLAAVRAGIVTWNDYDNDGDLDILLTGTGNSGEPTAKIFRNDGEDFVDSVAGLTPLDHSSAAWGDYDNDGDSDLITTGLTSSEVRITIVYRNDEGNFVDILSGLPGVTGPCIWGDYDNDGDLDILLAGSTGTNRIAEIYQNQNGIFSPITAGLVGVEGSAAAWGDYDNDGDLDILLTGYSDEGFVTRIYRNDLNGFTDINAGLPGVSGGSVAWGDYDDDGDLDILLTGTNGSNSTIARVYRNNTTIANTAPTAPADLNASVSGNAVTFNWNKATDSQTAQNALTYNLRIGNTPGGAQILSPMSNTATAYRKVPQLGNTNHRNSWTIKNLSPGTYYWSVQAIDNAFAGSAFAPEQSFTIVSPPTLTVTLPAAGATWPVDSTKTILWNSNSVSGNVNIKLSTNGGVTFPFTLASNTANDGSENVIVPDKPSSTCRVRVESVANTGVFGDNPGNFKIASLQAWVVRYDGPANGTDEANALALDSAGNVYVTGFSLGSSSNRDFLTLKYNSDGERQWVARFNTPVNNIDEARDIAVDASGNILVAGFSVGAKGNPDYFIIKFNSSGMKQWSVRYNGSGNGNDKINALAVDGASNAYVTGHSFGAGGSADFATIKYNSAGARQWIRRYNAPANNHDEGKDIVVDGSGNVYVTGQSYGAKGNHDYLTIKYNSGGTQQWVQRYNGPGNGDDITNTMALDGASNVYITGHSIGTSGSPDFATIKYSSSGVQQWVARYNSPVNSTDEARDIAVDAAENVYVTGYSPGVIWNHDYFTVKYNSAGVELWSARYNGPGNGEDIASDLAVDGSGNVYVAGHSFGSTGSLDYTTIMYNNTGVQQWIARFNAQANNLDEVRDIAVNAGGDAYVTGYSIAANGQADYVTIKYSASSVVAANAQVAEIESKIVDETEEDERTSIAKQNAVLAQFALAQNYPNPFNPSTMIGFALPEAGEVTLKIYNTAGQLVKQVASSKFAAGEHHVNWDGRSAAGEQVAAGVYLYRLVVRDATGAVSFTETKRMTLLK; encoded by the coding sequence ATGAAAAATTTGGCGACTCTCTTGTTATTGGCAACGCTGCTAACCATTGCACCTGCACAAACGCAAGAAACGGCTGATACGAAAAATTTGAGAACACGCGACCACGTATTCTTTACTGGTGTTGCAGAGGAGCGCAATCAAACGGAAATGGGGTTGCCCACGGGCCGGTTTGGCGATCGCCCGGAGGATGAAGATCGTGGGCCAAATTGGCACCAGCAGACAGGCAGGCAAAAAATATCAGGGCAAAAAGAGATGACAGCTACGCATGCGTCTGGGCAGAATCCCTTGTTGCTAGGAATGAATGAGGGTGTGTCGAAAGGGGTGGCTGCCGGGTTCGATCCTATAATCGGCAGCAGCAGGGCTGACGCTCTCAATGCCATTAATTCTGCTTTGCCGACTGAGCCATTTACCGACATTGCCACGAATCTGATCGGAGTTTACGACAATTACTCGTCAGGAGATTGGGGCGACTATGATGATGATGGAGATCTGGATATTTTGCTCGCAGGTACTGCGTTGCAGCTAGGAGGATTTAGGAGCAACGTATACAGAAATGAGGGTACCAGCTTTCAAATTAGTTTCGACCTTACTCATGTTTCTCAAAGCTCCATGGCCTGGGGTGATTATGACAATGATGGTGACTTGGATATTTTGCTATCCGGACAGTTATCATTCGGCGGCTTGGTGGGAGTCACGAAAATTTACCGTAACGATGGAGTTAATTTCAATGAAATCAATACCTCTTTAGCAGCGGTCAGAGCGGGCATTGTAACCTGGAATGACTATGACAATGATGGAGATTTAGATATTTTGCTCACAGGAACTGGCAATTCGGGCGAGCCCACTGCAAAAATCTTTCGAAATGATGGTGAAGATTTTGTGGATAGTGTAGCTGGATTAACACCTCTTGACCATAGTTCCGCGGCGTGGGGAGACTACGACAATGATGGCGATTCAGACCTCATAACAACTGGCCTAACCTCGAGTGAGGTACGTATAACCATTGTCTATCGCAACGATGAGGGTAACTTCGTTGACATACTCAGCGGGCTACCAGGTGTCACTGGCCCATGTATTTGGGGAGATTACGACAATGACGGCGATTTGGATATTTTGCTTGCAGGTAGTACAGGAACAAACCGAATTGCCGAAATCTATCAGAATCAAAATGGCATTTTTAGCCCGATAACTGCCGGACTGGTAGGAGTTGAGGGCAGTGCGGCTGCGTGGGGAGACTATGACAATGATGGAGACTTGGATATTCTATTAACGGGATACTCAGATGAGGGATTCGTCACAAGAATCTATCGCAATGATCTCAATGGTTTCACTGATATAAATGCAGGCTTACCTGGTGTGTCAGGTGGTTCCGTCGCCTGGGGTGATTATGATGACGATGGAGATCTTGATATTCTTCTTACAGGCACCAATGGTTCAAATAGTACGATTGCAAGGGTATATCGGAACAATACTACCATTGCAAATACTGCCCCTACGGCTCCGGCCGACCTTAATGCTTCTGTCTCTGGCAATGCCGTCACGTTCAACTGGAACAAAGCCACTGACAGCCAAACGGCGCAAAATGCTTTGACCTATAATTTACGAATTGGAAACACTCCGGGAGGCGCACAAATCCTTTCGCCAATGTCAAACACGGCCACGGCCTATCGGAAGGTTCCCCAATTGGGCAACACAAATCACCGGAACAGTTGGACGATAAAGAATTTGTCGCCAGGCACGTATTATTGGAGTGTGCAGGCGATTGATAATGCGTTCGCAGGTTCTGCATTTGCGCCAGAACAAAGCTTTACGATAGTATCGCCCCCAACTCTTACTGTGACCCTGCCAGCAGCCGGAGCTACGTGGCCAGTTGATTCAACGAAAACCATTCTATGGAACTCGAATAGTGTCAGCGGGAATGTGAACATCAAACTCTCGACTAATGGTGGTGTGACTTTCCCATTTACGCTTGCCTCAAACACCGCTAATGACGGCAGCGAAAACGTGATCGTACCGGATAAGCCTTCGAGCACGTGCCGTGTTCGTGTGGAATCCGTGGCGAATACCGGTGTGTTTGGTGATAACCCCGGTAACTTCAAGATTGCCTCATTGCAAGCCTGGGTCGTGCGCTACGATGGCCCAGCCAACGGCACAGATGAAGCCAATGCCCTCGCGCTCGACAGCGCCGGCAACGTGTATGTAACCGGCTTTAGTCTCGGTTCCAGCAGCAACCGTGATTTTTTGACGCTGAAATACAACTCTGACGGCGAGCGGCAGTGGGTCGCCCGATTCAATACGCCTGTGAATAATATCGACGAAGCCAGGGACATTGCTGTCGATGCTTCTGGCAACATCCTGGTCGCAGGATTCAGCGTGGGGGCAAAAGGGAATCCGGATTATTTCATAATCAAATTCAACAGCAGTGGCATGAAGCAATGGTCTGTCCGCTACAATGGCTCGGGCAATGGTAATGACAAAATCAATGCCTTGGCGGTCGACGGTGCAAGCAACGCCTATGTCACCGGGCACAGCTTTGGCGCAGGCGGGAGTGCGGATTTCGCCACCATCAAGTACAACAGCGCCGGCGCAAGACAATGGATCAGGCGTTACAATGCACCAGCCAACAATCACGACGAAGGCAAGGACATTGTCGTTGATGGCTCAGGCAATGTTTACGTAACCGGGCAGAGCTATGGGGCGAAAGGGAATCATGATTATTTGACCATCAAATACAATAGTGGTGGAACGCAACAATGGGTTCAGCGCTACAATGGGCCGGGCAATGGAGATGACATTACCAACACCATGGCTCTCGATGGCGCAAGTAATGTCTATATCACCGGTCATAGCATTGGCACAAGTGGCAGCCCAGACTTTGCCACGATCAAGTATAGCAGCTCAGGAGTGCAACAATGGGTGGCGCGCTATAATTCGCCGGTCAACAGCACTGACGAAGCAAGAGACATTGCCGTGGACGCTGCCGAGAATGTTTATGTGACCGGCTACAGCCCTGGCGTGATTTGGAATCATGACTACTTCACCGTGAAGTACAACAGTGCAGGAGTTGAGCTGTGGAGCGCGCGTTACAATGGACCGGGCAATGGTGAAGATATCGCCAGTGATCTGGCTGTCGATGGCAGCGGCAATGTTTACGTGGCCGGTCACAGCTTTGGCTCAACTGGCAGCCTGGACTACACTACGATTATGTACAACAATACCGGTGTGCAGCAATGGATTGCCCGGTTTAACGCCCAGGCCAACAATCTTGATGAGGTTAGAGACATTGCCGTTAATGCTGGCGGAGACGCTTACGTGACAGGTTATAGCATTGCGGCCAACGGCCAGGCGGACTATGTCACGATCAAGTATTCCGCTTCAAGTGTAGTTGCGGCCAATGCCCAAGTGGCAGAGATCGAAAGCAAGATTGTAGATGAAACCGAGGAAGATGAACGAACCTCAATTGCCAAACAGAACGCTGTGCTTGCGCAATTTGCCTTGGCGCAAAACTACCCCAACCCCTTCAATCCGAGTACAATGATTGGTTTTGCACTACCCGAGGCGGGCGAGGTGACACTGAAGATTTACAATACCGCCGGCCAACTCGTAAAGCAAGTGGCCAGCAGCAAGTTTGCCGCGGGCGAACACCATGTGAATTGGGATGGCCGCAGCGCCGCCGGCGAACAAGTGGCCGCAGGCGTCTATTTGTATCGCCTGGTGGTGCGTGACGCAACCGGCGCCGTGTCATTTACCGAAACCAAGCGCATGACCTTGCTCAAATAG
- a CDS encoding histidine kinase — MIFTALLGNVATNRAQPRDFRFEQVSVEQGLSQCTVGAIFQDRQGFLWFGTADGLNRYDGYSFKHYKHDPGNSNSLSHNNVSAIVEDRDGMLWFGTVEAGLNKFDRQRGTFTRYRHNPADSSSLSSDHISSLNLDANGVLWIGTFDGLNSFNPETQTFARYRHDPQNPQSLSHPYVRRIYEDRAGTLWIIAGWILHKFDRATGFFKRYDFGLRKTNDGVVALHEDSRGTFWLGTARSGLMIFDRHKEQVTHHFQHDPRDSTSLLDNEVVGICEDVTGALWLADRGGVSRHDPTNGKFLRFRHDPKNPASISFGNCTRMYRDRSGLMWFATDGSGLSKLDPRPPKFAHLKHEADNRNSLSLGLPKAIWEDREGDLWIGMISSGVNRVNRRSGEITRYSHNPADPRTLNATDVVAIYEDREGILWLGSQGLNRLDREHETFANPLNDEGKRLALPRHSADAICQDQEGKIWVGGNALSMYDKQTRQTITYEHQPDDPTSLSSIPVTVVYQDRQGVLWAGTQRGLNKFNRASQNFTHYFHDPANPSSLSNDYIKSIFEDRDGNLWIGTTDGLNKLDPGRKTFTRYHEKEGLPNTFIYGILGDDHGILWLSTNGGISKLDPVSGKFRNYALKDGLQSREFNTGAYHRSKRTGEMFFGGINGVNLFHPDSVKDSSFLPPIVLTDFKKFDLPVKLDIDIANATKLKLDYEENVFSFEFAALDYTHPEKNQYAYMLEGFDQDWVYCGTRRFARYTNLDPGDYTFRVKGTNHDGVWNPQGAALRIAIVPPFWMTWWFKILTVAATLAAVAAAAKYVSMRKFKQRLEAIERQQALSRERERISKDMHDELGANLTKIAILGELAQQNFANPQKLRSDLQKISATARATIDSMSEIIWAINPKNNSLDNLAAYLRKCAADCFELTAINYRLHFPEAVPGHSISAEFRRHVFLVVKEAIHNIVKHAGATEAEMQLISYDHTLEISIRDNGQGFVPETVNGCGNGLCNMSKRMADIGGEFEIQSQPNGGTRVRIWAKIKCV; from the coding sequence TTGATCTTCACGGCGCTGCTCGGCAATGTCGCGACAAATCGCGCCCAGCCGCGCGACTTCAGATTCGAGCAGGTCTCCGTCGAGCAGGGTTTGTCGCAATGTACGGTGGGTGCCATTTTTCAAGATCGCCAGGGCTTCCTCTGGTTCGGTACCGCGGACGGTTTGAACCGCTACGATGGCTACAGCTTCAAGCATTACAAGCACGATCCCGGCAACAGCAACAGCCTCTCGCACAACAACGTTTCGGCAATTGTGGAAGACCGTGACGGCATGCTGTGGTTCGGCACGGTTGAAGCAGGACTCAACAAATTCGATCGCCAGCGCGGCACGTTCACGCGTTACCGGCATAATCCTGCCGATTCCTCCAGCCTTTCGAGTGATCATATCTCTAGTCTTAATCTTGACGCCAACGGCGTGCTTTGGATCGGCACCTTTGATGGTTTGAATTCCTTCAATCCCGAAACGCAGACGTTCGCTCGCTACCGGCACGATCCGCAGAATCCGCAGAGTCTGAGCCATCCCTATGTCCGGCGCATTTATGAAGATCGCGCGGGCACGCTCTGGATTATTGCCGGGTGGATATTGCACAAGTTCGATCGCGCCACCGGTTTTTTTAAGCGTTATGATTTTGGTCTGCGCAAGACGAACGATGGCGTGGTGGCGCTTCACGAAGACAGTCGTGGCACTTTTTGGTTGGGCACGGCGCGCAGTGGGTTGATGATTTTCGACCGCCATAAAGAGCAGGTCACGCACCATTTTCAACATGACCCTCGCGATTCCACGTCGCTGCTGGATAATGAAGTCGTGGGGATTTGCGAAGATGTTACCGGCGCATTGTGGCTGGCCGACCGCGGCGGGGTCAGCCGCCATGATCCCACCAACGGCAAATTCTTGCGCTTCCGCCACGATCCTAAAAATCCTGCCAGCATCAGTTTTGGCAATTGCACCAGAATGTATCGCGACCGCTCGGGATTGATGTGGTTTGCTACCGATGGCAGCGGTTTGAGCAAACTCGATCCGCGCCCGCCCAAATTCGCGCACCTCAAACACGAGGCGGATAATCGCAACAGTCTCAGTCTGGGCCTGCCGAAAGCGATCTGGGAAGATCGCGAAGGCGATTTGTGGATCGGCATGATCAGTTCCGGCGTCAACCGCGTCAATCGCCGCAGCGGAGAAATCACCCGTTATTCGCATAATCCCGCCGATCCACGGACGCTAAACGCGACCGACGTCGTGGCAATTTATGAAGATCGTGAAGGAATCCTGTGGTTGGGAAGCCAGGGCTTGAATCGCCTCGATCGTGAACATGAAACCTTTGCAAATCCGCTCAACGACGAAGGCAAGCGCCTGGCCCTGCCCCGGCATAGTGCTGATGCGATCTGCCAAGATCAAGAGGGCAAGATTTGGGTCGGCGGCAACGCGTTGAGCATGTATGACAAGCAAACCCGGCAAACCATTACCTACGAGCACCAACCGGATGATCCCACCAGCCTGAGCAGCATACCCGTGACCGTTGTTTATCAAGACCGGCAGGGTGTTCTGTGGGCCGGCACGCAACGCGGCTTGAACAAATTCAATCGCGCCAGTCAAAACTTCACGCACTACTTCCACGATCCTGCCAACCCGAGCAGCTTGAGCAACGACTACATCAAAAGCATTTTTGAAGATCGCGACGGCAATCTTTGGATTGGCACAACCGATGGTTTGAACAAGCTCGATCCCGGGAGAAAAACGTTTACGCGCTACCACGAAAAAGAAGGGCTGCCCAACACCTTTATTTACGGCATTCTCGGCGATGATCACGGCATTCTCTGGTTGAGTACCAATGGCGGCATTTCGAAACTTGATCCCGTCTCCGGAAAATTCCGCAACTATGCCTTGAAGGACGGCCTGCAATCACGCGAGTTCAACACCGGCGCGTATCATCGCAGCAAACGAACCGGCGAAATGTTTTTCGGCGGCATCAATGGCGTCAATCTTTTTCATCCGGATTCGGTGAAAGATAGTTCGTTTCTGCCGCCCATCGTGTTGACGGATTTCAAAAAATTCGATCTGCCAGTAAAGCTCGACATCGACATCGCCAATGCCACCAAACTCAAACTCGATTATGAGGAGAATGTCTTCTCCTTCGAATTTGCCGCATTGGATTACACCCATCCGGAGAAGAATCAATACGCCTACATGCTGGAGGGTTTTGACCAGGACTGGGTGTATTGCGGCACGCGCCGGTTCGCGCGCTATACCAATCTCGATCCCGGTGACTACACCTTTCGGGTGAAGGGGACGAATCACGACGGGGTGTGGAACCCGCAGGGCGCGGCGCTCCGCATTGCCATCGTACCGCCATTTTGGATGACGTGGTGGTTCAAAATCTTGACGGTCGCAGCGACGCTTGCCGCCGTCGCCGCCGCGGCAAAGTATGTTTCCATGCGAAAATTCAAGCAGCGTTTGGAAGCGATCGAGCGCCAGCAAGCATTGAGCCGCGAGCGCGAACGCATCTCCAAAGACATGCATGATGAGTTGGGCGCGAATTTGACCAAAATCGCCATTCTCGGTGAGCTGGCGCAACAAAATTTCGCCAATCCTCAAAAATTGCGCAGCGACCTGCAAAAAATCTCCGCCACCGCGCGCGCCACCATCGACAGCATGAGTGAGATCATCTGGGCGATCAATCCGAAAAACAACTCGCTCGACAATCTGGCGGCGTATCTGCGCAAATGTGCGGCGGATTGCTTCGAGCTGACAGCGATAAACTACCGTCTGCATTTTCCAGAGGCCGTGCCCGGCCATTCGATTTCCGCGGAGTTCCGGCGTCACGTTTTTTTGGTGGTGAAAGAGGCCATTCACAACATCGTCAAGCATGCCGGGGCAACGGAAGCGGAGATGCAGCTCATCTCCTACGATCATACGCTGGAGATTTCAATTCGGGATAATGGGCAGGGCTTTGTGCCGGAAACCGTCAACGGCTGCGGCAACGGCTTGTGCAACATGAGCAAGCGCATGGCAGATATCGGCGGCGAATTCGAGATTCAATCGCAGCCGAACGGAGGAACGCGGGTGAGGATTTGGGCGAAGATCAAATGCGTTTAG